aaaataaagaactGTAACTACAGTCATtcttaatacttttaattttagtattCTAATCACTGTACATGAAataataagatttttttttattttaataattattaataaaaaaaaaataatatatataatataatattttaataagtaataataataaaataattgttaccttcttatatttttttaatcttataattttacaacaacaatttatatttgtatcACAATTTCAACCATTAGTTACGTTAATGACattctattaataattataacattttgtcaatatattttggcaaagaaaaataatatatatattaatattattttagaataGTGTAAATatcttcattaaaaaatgaaatatatattttttatgtgaATAGATgagattaaatattataaaagttattataaatgaatataaattttttttaagtacatacaaatcatttttttgGATGATTAAATtctaatacatatatatataatgatatataataaattttactttagtaaaattattgaaaaccATAATTAATTAcagtaataaaaatgataatttttttttaaatactttatatttaatgagAACAAATGATATAGTGAAGATGATAATGGTGGTATAACAAGAAAGTATTAAAATACCTATTAACTTTAtcaagtaataaaaaaattcttggaatgcttaaataataagaaaaatttctatATACTTCTGTTAAAATTATGTCAAATGATAATATGTATGACTTTTAACTATCtgtttaaaagtttatttttttaattagtgGTAATAATTGTTTATGAAACATacttttatgtattttttttctacaataatgaaaatttaaaatgacgTCAGTTAATGTGTTTGTAtgaattattcttttaatattttaaacaaattcaATATTCATCTTCTTCAGTACTAGTACGATACTCATCTTTAGAATCTTCCTCACTTGTATCAGTACTCTTCTTAGTTTCTTCCTCATATTcttcattatcatttatttcatCAGATATTTCAATACTATCATCCTcgttaatattttctttataacaTACATCTGGAAGATTATCTGTTACTAACCATTGACAAATAGTTTGAGGAAGAATAGATTGATAAATTTGAGCACTATGAAGAGAGATATCATTAAAGTACAACCATGGTACATGTTCATGTTCATCTGGATAAGCTTCTAatgttcttttaaaataagctaattgaaatttatttCCCTGCTCACCATTAAAACAATGAGTTATAAGATCAATTGCATGTACATCAGCCTTTACATATTCTAAACATGTTGGGGCAGccttttttaaatcataacCTTTTTCTAATTTACTTTCTAAAcagaaaataaaatgaaatggTTTTGGAAGGAAATTTATGGCACATCCTTCATATTTGTTAACTTTACACTCCTCTTCACCATGTTGacatgtaatttttttagttttctaaaaattaaagattttttaaaaataaaataaaaatataaaaaaagataacaaaCTTCATCATATTTAGCATTTCCAAAAGGTACAAGTTCAAGATCAATGTAATTTTCAAAATGTGTATAAACATCATGTAAAGGTCCAAGAATAAATTCTTGACAATCTGGACATAATGCTTCATATAAAAGTGTAATTTTCAAAGTTTGATTAGTCATTCTTCTTTCATACCTATtacataatttatcaaaaccacattctttttttactttatcatTCTTACACCATAATGCTGGAGGGATTTCTGCACAATCCAAAGAATTGTACGAATCAGTTacaaaaaagttaaaaaatagaaaaataataaaaagaaaaattttcattttatttgaaataatatgAAATATCATCATATGTCATCttttaaatagtatatatttatcatcaaACTTTCTTCAAAAAGAGTTGGTAAACGTGATATAAACAATCACCAATTATTCTTCTTTATTGCCAAAAAATCAATTTGatcttatatttattaactaGATATATAGGTATATAAataacactttttttttattttaattattattaaaatcttCTATATGCCTTCTCACAACACAATATCATCATTCTAATTTTCTATCTCGCCAGATAGAAAGATAAATTcttaggaaaaaaaaaagtaaaaagaaGTACAAAGGccaaatttaattaatgttttaagtaaaatatcTATTCTACTGATAAATAGATTAATTTATGATTATATTAAgttatcataatatttttagtacaTGTAGACATACATATTTGTTTTCAcctaataaatgttatacatttttaatatcttaatTTTTCGTTGATTAATTGAATGATTCAATGAAAAGTCTTATTACAAAAGatatgttataaataaagctatatttttattgataaaaacaaACTGATTTTTGTGTGTATTTTAAAGTGCAATAAAacaaatgaataaaaatagtttgatttataaaaatgagcCGATTATGTacttaaaacaaaaaataaccataaagataatatatatatatttttattggtaatataataaaaattaaatgattattttaattattcattttcgatgattaatttttagtagttttaaatgaatatgttaattaaaaagtttaatatattagtattttttatcatttttttttattatttttcttcataaaataaaaataagatatatatgtatacatttatgaaaaatttatcaacTACTCTAGAAGCATTCTTTGATTATTAGTATAAAGACATAAATGGGAGGTCCATATACCTTTCTTGAATAAACACATTCCATAGATAACAAATTATGAACTAATATATAAgtggatttttttttctataaataccATTTTACTATCCTAGAAAAGGtgtgttaaaataaaagaagttttttactattatctaattatgaatatttatggaaaggttttattaattttcttgATTACATGTTACTTATCAACAATCAATTTTGTAGAAAGTTCtcctatttttttaaaacatcaaTACATTGATGGtatgtaaattatttattataaaaatcgtcatttatatatatatataataaaattaatttttttaaggaGGAAGAAGTAGAAGAAATGTTGCTCAATTAGAACGTTTATTACTTCAAATAGTTGAAAATAACAGGGATCATATTTCAATAAGACCAGGATAATTTTACCCATTTcaagaaataattttgattatttttatatttaaacatttttatattattagaaCTACAATTACCTTTACTTTTTTgacaaatataatttatttttttcaacaaaaaaaaataaatatcaaaaaatgaagcatatataaaaatattttaaaatacccTGCGGGTGAAGAAATGAAGATCTCTGTTACCTAAATATATATgcatattaaaatatctatacaattaaagataaataaaaatttaactatctatttttatcatattttttcattcaaaatatttttttaaaaaaataataatttttttttaaattatacattaaaaaaataaacttttgtCAATAAGGACTAATTTTTGATGACACCAATAAAAGtatctatttatataaaaaatatatattttgtttttttttgcctaattaatactttattgtttttaaatatttaaaagaaaaaaaaattattttgttatgatgatataataataatatgatttgattattatatatttcttcataaactattttaaagttaatatatttaaaatatgaataaaatttttattttaaaatgttgataagaagttaaataacattttttcttGTTACTTCTTATCAACTTcaatgaaattattattcatagccaattaaaatttttatgaaacttttatatttcattgtacataattatttcaaaatctttaaaaaaaacataaaattttttattattcttttttttttaatatacaacatataatatagagtaaagtaaataattatatttatatattaatgtttaaaatattttctaatagaTTACAATTTTGTACAAAAtcactaatttttttttgtcataaaacaaaataacaATTGATGACggtaaatgaaattaataatagaaatataaacCAAACTTTAAAAGATAAAGGCAACTTTTTAAAGATAGAAGCACTATTAGATGCAGCATTACAACGATCCGTGAAACATGTACAGAGACGAACATCACCATAAACAGGAACATCCATTCCTTTTGgttgattaaaaattaatgctCTCGGAAGCATTCTACAGGTTGGTGTTGAGATGAATCTATGTGTTCGAAGAGCTGTTTGATTAAAACCATTCTTTACTATTTTATCTGCACATCCtcttatatatttgaaaCCAATAAAAACtcctaaaaatatttataaaaataaaaaaaaaagttttaacaaACCAGCTTCAACATTTGGTTCAGCTAAAGTAACACAAAATGTATTACATGAAACTAATCCCATACTTTGCATCAAATGTTGGTCATTACATCTATTTGTAAATACATGTGGTTTCTCATATGTTGCTTGAAGGTAATCCCACGATTCTTGGTAGTTTAATGACATACAactataacattttaattgcCTTGGAaaacctaaaaaaaaaaaattttaaaattaaaagtaatttttttttataaagtataaaaatatttttatattattattataataaatatactaCCTTGTCTTCTAGTATCAACTTTAGAAGATATCATAGGATAAGAACCTGAGTCaacattttttgtataaCTTCTAGCCATATGATGATGTGGATACTCTCCATTAATTGCTTTTAagtttctatttttattaaaattatcattactataaataatactatcactttccattaataaaaattttccatGTATCATAAGAagaaagataataaaaaatatattaatatttttagtataaaatattttaacataagTAATCtccataatttttatgtcatagtagttaaaaatttttactttattattaaatataaatcttaaaaaaaaaagtttaaatataaatatgacaaaataaaaattgttttaaattttacaatgttaaaataaattgttataaaaatattttgtggtttgtaaatattaagataatgtataatttaatttttattctcaATCATCtgttttaagaaaaataaaatgttggACAGGTATGGGAAGAAGTATGTGATTTGTagtaaaagataaaatttaacatcattttatttgattatttattatagtaaaaatcAGAATTTAATGATGATGATTGACATGAAGAAAATGATGTTAAGAGGAAAATATTTGAGtgataaaatgattaaaaagaAACTTTTACTAGTTAAAGTCTCTACCTATTGAtgtagaaattattttaatgaaaatatataaaaatgttttatatatttataaagaataaatataatttttttttttagttataattATTCATTATTGCTAATATTTGCAGAAATCGTATTCTTATATTTTGTTggcaaaataaaataaaaactgtaatattttattaaggaaaagaaatgataaaaaaaaagaaaaagtttaatgatgtaaattaaattgtgtgtggaaatattttaaaaaggaaatgatttttataaagaaaaaaaaactttaaaaatgaaagttagttattaaatataaaattaattttttttatttttattaaatag
This Strongyloides ratti genome assembly S_ratti_ED321, chromosome : 2 DNA region includes the following protein-coding sequences:
- a CDS encoding Gamma-interferon-inducible lysosomal thiol reductase encodes the protein MKIFLFIIFLFFNFFVTDSYNSLDCAEIPPALWCKNDKVKKECGFDKLCNRYERRMTNQTLKITLLYEALCPDCQEFILGPLHDVYTHFENYIDLELVPFGNAKYDEKTKKITCQHGEEECKVNKYEGCAINFLPKPFHFIFCLESKLEKGYDLKKAAPTCLEYVKADVHAIDLITHCFNGEQGNKFQLAYFKRTLEAYPDEHEHVPWLYFNDISLHSAQIYQSILPQTICQWLVTDNLPDVCYKENINEDDSIEISDEINDNEEYEEETKKSTDTSEEDSKDEYRTSTEEDEY